One Myxococcota bacterium genomic region harbors:
- a CDS encoding biotin/lipoyl-containing protein yields the protein MLDKSLETVAYADSPSEWIRSFDPSDIKCLVVCRGPVRLEAFEIFDAIGIREYGMLLSEKDSVIYPRCLAPELRNFKFPANVHRVPDYMGVGQEEKQQRIAEIVEIARAHGYTHIFAGYGFMAEDAEFIEAIEASGVLFMGPSSGVVRQAGAKDEAKKLARSLGNSVIPGVDTISARALLQRAGDRSGLEVLASQHDLEFGFDEGISLEENAEALLQAGYGKTVELVTIEELQAQADRECREMWREYPNNRIRFKHIGGGGGKGQRVVSSSEEIPSAVMDILAESKVLPPGSNRNFLVELNLESTRHNEIQLIGNGDWSISLGGRDCSVQMHEQKLVEVSLTQELLDAEIARTSGKTAEILAGDKGTLERMENEGAKFGEATGLDSVSTFECIVEGFNHFFMEMNTRIQVEHGVTELAYRLKFTNPNDAADCFYVDYLIEAMALLAVHGKRLPKPERVVRYVSGVEVRINATNQALQPHAGGLIRSWSAPIQGEIRFDQGIGERNPDTGSFVYYSLAGAYDSNVALLLTDGENRTHNYERMAEVLRRMELRGDDLQTNTPVHYGLINWFLGKDPMAEPTTRFMQSYLAAVGALEQLARGVDLELAAREFAKREGDAEARGVLGQKQNLLVRPLERLLANAHVLGGFLGRFEGTLWKTQGDEPVFADNPVRFLRELYHYLHMEENEENPPSERIWDDDQDLLAAAEAFYADVAERTGVRDAEGLNALFAGSRDDRLADGDDALWQACQAAHQGHQAGLELLLVIPRIGLRSGFSEIQVDDTLQVVFPEKFLDADAAADFTKALAPPPPASADEIVTPMGGAFYSREAPHLPPMVEVGAHFEAGQPLFIIEVMKMFNKVLAPFSGTVVECLMDGKDGAVVAKGQRILRIEPDERIEPESDADRTARIRASTLELLG from the coding sequence GTGCTGGACAAGAGCCTCGAAACCGTGGCCTACGCGGACAGCCCCTCCGAGTGGATTCGCTCCTTCGACCCGTCGGACATCAAGTGCCTGGTGGTGTGCCGCGGGCCGGTTCGCCTGGAGGCCTTCGAGATCTTCGACGCGATCGGCATCCGCGAGTACGGGATGTTGCTGTCGGAGAAGGACTCGGTCATCTACCCGCGCTGTCTGGCGCCCGAGCTGCGCAACTTCAAGTTCCCGGCGAACGTCCACCGGGTGCCCGACTACATGGGCGTCGGCCAGGAAGAGAAGCAGCAGCGCATCGCGGAGATCGTCGAGATCGCCCGCGCCCACGGCTACACCCACATCTTTGCCGGCTATGGCTTCATGGCCGAAGACGCCGAGTTCATCGAGGCGATCGAAGCATCGGGGGTTCTCTTCATGGGCCCCTCGTCCGGCGTGGTTCGCCAGGCGGGCGCAAAGGACGAGGCCAAGAAGCTTGCGCGCAGCCTCGGCAACTCGGTCATCCCGGGCGTCGACACGATTTCGGCGCGCGCGCTGTTACAGCGGGCCGGCGATCGCTCGGGCCTCGAGGTGCTCGCGAGCCAGCACGATCTCGAGTTCGGTTTCGACGAGGGCATCTCCCTCGAGGAGAACGCCGAAGCGTTGCTCCAGGCCGGCTACGGGAAGACCGTCGAGCTGGTGACGATCGAGGAGCTCCAGGCCCAGGCCGACCGCGAGTGCCGCGAGATGTGGCGCGAGTACCCGAACAATCGCATCCGCTTCAAGCACATCGGCGGTGGCGGTGGAAAGGGACAGCGCGTCGTCTCGAGCTCCGAGGAGATCCCTTCGGCGGTGATGGACATCCTCGCCGAATCGAAGGTGCTGCCGCCGGGGTCGAACCGGAACTTCCTGGTCGAGCTGAACCTCGAGAGCACCCGCCACAACGAGATCCAGCTGATCGGCAACGGCGATTGGAGCATCTCGCTCGGCGGACGCGACTGCTCGGTGCAGATGCACGAGCAGAAGCTGGTGGAGGTGTCGCTCACCCAGGAGCTCCTCGACGCCGAGATTGCGCGCACCAGCGGCAAGACCGCGGAGATCCTCGCGGGTGACAAGGGCACCCTCGAGCGCATGGAGAACGAGGGCGCGAAGTTCGGCGAGGCGACCGGCCTCGACAGCGTCTCGACCTTCGAGTGCATCGTCGAAGGCTTCAATCACTTCTTCATGGAGATGAACACGCGGATCCAGGTGGAGCACGGCGTCACCGAGCTCGCCTACCGCCTGAAGTTCACGAACCCGAACGACGCGGCCGACTGCTTCTACGTCGACTACCTGATCGAGGCGATGGCGCTGCTCGCGGTGCACGGCAAGCGTCTGCCGAAGCCCGAGCGGGTGGTGCGGTACGTGTCGGGCGTCGAGGTCCGCATCAACGCCACGAACCAGGCGCTGCAGCCCCACGCGGGCGGCCTGATTCGCAGCTGGTCGGCGCCGATCCAGGGCGAGATCCGCTTCGATCAGGGCATCGGCGAGCGCAACCCCGACACTGGGTCCTTCGTCTACTACTCGCTGGCCGGCGCCTACGACTCGAACGTTGCGCTGCTCCTCACCGACGGTGAGAACCGCACCCACAACTACGAGCGGATGGCCGAGGTGCTCCGCCGGATGGAACTCCGCGGGGACGACCTCCAGACGAACACGCCCGTTCACTACGGCCTGATCAACTGGTTCCTCGGCAAGGACCCGATGGCCGAGCCCACGACACGCTTCATGCAGTCGTACCTGGCGGCGGTCGGCGCGCTCGAACAGCTGGCGCGCGGCGTCGATCTCGAACTCGCCGCCCGCGAGTTCGCGAAGCGCGAGGGCGACGCGGAGGCGCGCGGCGTCCTCGGTCAGAAGCAGAACCTCCTGGTGCGTCCGCTCGAGCGACTGCTCGCGAACGCCCACGTGCTGGGTGGCTTCCTCGGCCGCTTCGAAGGCACGCTCTGGAAGACCCAGGGCGACGAGCCGGTATTCGCCGACAATCCGGTCCGCTTCCTGCGCGAGCTCTATCACTACCTCCACATGGAGGAGAACGAGGAGAACCCGCCGTCGGAGCGCATCTGGGACGACGACCAGGATCTCCTGGCCGCGGCCGAGGCGTTCTACGCCGACGTGGCCGAGCGCACCGGGGTACGCGACGCCGAGGGCCTGAACGCGCTCTTCGCCGGATCGCGGGACGATCGTCTCGCCGACGGCGACGACGCGCTCTGGCAGGCGTGCCAGGCGGCGCATCAGGGACATCAGGCCGGGCTCGAGTTGCTGCTCGTGATCCCGCGCATCGGTCTGCGCTCCGGCTTCTCCGAGATTCAGGTCGACGACACGCTGCAGGTCGTCTTCCCCGAGAAGTTCCTCGACGCGGACGCCGCAGCCGATTTCACCAAGGCACTGGCGCCGCCGCCGCCGGCGAGCGCCGACGAGATCGTGACGCCGATGGGCGGTGCCTTCTACTCCAGGGAAGCGCCGCACCTGCCGCCGATGGTCGAGGTCGGAGCGCACTTCGAAGCGGGTCAGCCGCTCTTCATCATCGAGGTGATGAAGATGTTCAACAAGGTGTTGGCCCCGTTCTCGGGCACGGTCGTCGAGTGTCTGATGGACGGGAAGGACGGCGCGGTCGTGGCCAAGGGCCAGCGGATCCTGCGCATCGAGCCCGACGAGCGAATCGAGCCCGAGAGCGATGCGGATCGCACCGCGCGCATCCGGGCGTCCACCCTCGAACTGCTGGGCTAG
- a CDS encoding nucleoside hydrolase yields MRPVLFDTDIGSDCDDAVALGLLLQASERLELVAVTTVSSRPTVRAEIAASLLALAGRGGVDVCAGSAGGLNRSDQQFNWFGYEADCVTPGQPTAFSSEEAATRIVRAAQEHPGLEILMVGPMTNLARALALDPGLPERARVTIMGGHVREARLGDFVCPFGIDYNLCSDPEASMSVLGAGFETTLVTADVTLQTWLREEDLERLRQGSALTRELARQIDYWNPVQRKIFTGMGGTLTDDNVSFLHDPLTVQALIDPDCLHFESLRIVPTIAGGVLRTQETTDPNLGAEMRVATAVDAPTARDAIVARLLAE; encoded by the coding sequence TTGCGGCCGGTTCTGTTCGACACCGACATCGGCAGCGACTGCGACGACGCAGTGGCTCTCGGGCTCTTGTTGCAGGCGTCCGAGCGGCTGGAACTCGTGGCCGTGACCACGGTGTCGAGCCGACCCACCGTCCGCGCGGAGATCGCCGCCTCGCTGCTGGCCCTCGCCGGCCGCGGCGGCGTCGACGTGTGTGCCGGGTCGGCGGGCGGGCTCAACCGCAGCGACCAGCAGTTCAACTGGTTCGGCTACGAAGCGGACTGTGTGACTCCCGGCCAGCCCACCGCATTCTCCTCGGAGGAGGCGGCGACACGAATCGTGCGGGCAGCCCAGGAACATCCCGGTCTCGAGATCCTCATGGTCGGTCCCATGACGAATCTCGCACGGGCGCTCGCCCTCGACCCCGGCCTGCCCGAGCGCGCCCGGGTGACGATCATGGGAGGCCACGTGCGCGAGGCCCGGCTGGGCGACTTCGTGTGCCCCTTCGGCATCGACTACAACCTCTGCTCGGATCCGGAGGCGAGCATGAGCGTGCTGGGGGCGGGCTTCGAGACCACCCTGGTCACGGCCGACGTCACCCTCCAGACCTGGCTGCGCGAGGAAGACCTGGAGCGGTTGCGCCAGGGTTCGGCACTCACCCGTGAGCTCGCCCGTCAGATCGACTACTGGAACCCCGTCCAGCGGAAGATCTTCACGGGGATGGGCGGCACGCTGACGGACGACAACGTGTCGTTCCTGCACGACCCCCTGACCGTCCAGGCGCTGATCGACCCGGATTGCCTGCACTTCGAGTCGCTGCGCATCGTCCCAACGATCGCAGGGGGTGTGTTGCGCACCCAGGAGACGACGGACCCGAACCTCGGTGCCGAGATGCGGGTGGCCACGGCCGTCGACGCGCCGACCGCCCGTGATGCCATCGTGGCTCGCCTGCTCGCGGAATAG
- a CDS encoding ATP-binding protein — MRLWHSHGYERTARVVTVAPRAGRGAVLLVLLWWVAGVASAQESAASSSADPGPLLQQELLESLRALNRGALPAETGVASLFAVPLDQPRAIEGRLAGLRDELASLDAQLRAASEVLAGLEVPSDDVPEPSAPPVDPDSELAGEDDPGAAAALPDPGRKPERERARAEREERREVLHGEQVSLRLQRDIAAARVAYLEPLLARLDDMPEAALRILPGIAESRPMLREQSLAQRELAGALDETAGRLDDLQLRLRSGALVGFVTEARRVAGVFGASAEGLRDRAARLRQVADAQERLASRLETEARELRRTVFVTLRAEDHAERIDTLFLRHIEAQRQLQRGVSRSELGVDPERLDRTNARAQALLPDPRRVGTVAAAAGLAEPVAELLAELDAELLASARAEAGWRLAFENEVVTVLSGLSSPAVHREAYALSSTVLRDVRAEAGLAWGRMSRDWEDLRDEVPSVTALFASERGRAALMRLLGLLGVFAAWWFARRSTGAIVVAGVRATARAARNRVGIRYGTIVRWSGLFESVLPVVFAYVAFRLALAILGPDSLPAAVLRTVGTPLLWYWLGLRVLLGLTQRITPGRPALIEVRKVTRDRLEVTYARLGWFIAIAAVLDGIARLVIGEGMIVTLVDGIALLWVGVWAAWEAFSWRVPLAEAWAARGTTDAETPPSFEVRVAGWMQRSRWGCLLSPVALVRVFLARLADGLRELSRRTDLAELLAARRLRRAAKNEDVGKNAGDPEVPDEYLKEFPLRPILGEDDAVLLPREEVVSEILGQLATWRESRSEGSVAIVGEKGSGKTTLAALVARRVDDELVVVQHTLRGKPMGADELFRALSPNLPVNGASDLEEWIDGLCAGPERVVLLDEAHNAFLRTVGGYETYDALVELVNATSSKIFWILLFNSFTWRFLNESHSRLHYFRRLLEVPKWSADDIRELIRRRNRQTGFEVEFDDLLLDGERESRGRLELVEGADGFFRLLRESSGGNPRIATRLWLSSLSVVGDKKLRVSAFREPHSDALDGMSDELLFALAAVTQHENLSTQELRRVLNVSDSLARFAVRFLREAGLVVPKDGSVDRVTLAANYYRQTLRALRKKHLLFE; from the coding sequence ATGCGACTCTGGCATTCGCATGGGTACGAGCGAACCGCACGCGTCGTGACCGTTGCCCCCCGAGCGGGTCGTGGCGCGGTACTGCTGGTGCTGCTGTGGTGGGTGGCCGGCGTTGCCAGCGCCCAGGAGTCCGCCGCGTCGTCCAGCGCCGACCCCGGTCCGCTCTTGCAGCAGGAGCTGCTCGAGAGCCTGCGCGCGCTCAACCGCGGTGCCCTGCCGGCGGAGACCGGCGTTGCCAGCCTCTTCGCGGTCCCCCTCGACCAGCCGCGGGCGATCGAAGGGCGTTTGGCCGGGCTCCGCGATGAGTTGGCCTCCCTCGACGCGCAACTCCGAGCGGCGAGCGAGGTGCTGGCCGGTCTCGAGGTGCCGTCGGACGACGTACCCGAACCGTCGGCTCCCCCCGTCGACCCGGACAGCGAACTCGCGGGCGAGGACGACCCGGGCGCGGCCGCCGCGCTGCCCGACCCGGGGCGGAAACCGGAGCGCGAGCGGGCGCGGGCCGAGCGGGAGGAGCGCCGCGAGGTGTTGCACGGCGAGCAGGTGAGTCTGCGTCTCCAGCGCGACATCGCCGCCGCGCGCGTGGCCTACCTCGAGCCGCTGCTCGCGCGACTCGACGACATGCCCGAGGCCGCCCTGCGCATCCTGCCGGGCATCGCCGAGTCGCGGCCGATGCTGCGCGAGCAGAGTCTGGCCCAGCGCGAGCTCGCGGGGGCCCTCGACGAAACGGCGGGTCGTCTCGACGACCTGCAGCTGCGTCTGCGCTCGGGGGCACTGGTCGGCTTCGTCACCGAGGCCCGGCGCGTGGCCGGTGTCTTCGGGGCCTCGGCGGAGGGCCTGCGGGATCGCGCTGCCCGGCTGCGCCAGGTGGCCGACGCCCAGGAGCGTCTCGCCAGTCGGCTCGAGACCGAGGCGCGCGAGTTGCGTCGCACGGTCTTCGTGACCCTGCGCGCCGAAGACCACGCGGAACGCATCGACACGCTCTTCCTGCGTCACATCGAGGCCCAGCGACAGCTACAGCGCGGCGTGTCGCGCTCGGAGCTCGGTGTCGATCCCGAGCGATTGGATCGCACGAACGCCCGGGCGCAGGCACTGCTGCCGGATCCGCGTCGCGTGGGCACCGTCGCGGCGGCGGCAGGGCTGGCGGAACCCGTCGCCGAGCTCCTCGCCGAGCTCGATGCCGAGCTGCTCGCCAGCGCTCGTGCCGAAGCCGGCTGGCGGCTCGCGTTCGAGAACGAAGTCGTCACCGTGCTCTCGGGGCTGTCCTCGCCCGCCGTGCATCGCGAGGCCTACGCCCTGTCGAGCACCGTGCTGCGCGACGTGCGCGCCGAGGCGGGGCTGGCCTGGGGCCGGATGAGCCGCGACTGGGAGGACCTACGCGACGAGGTGCCGAGCGTCACGGCGCTTTTCGCTTCCGAACGCGGCCGCGCTGCGCTCATGCGGCTGCTGGGGTTGCTCGGGGTGTTCGCGGCCTGGTGGTTCGCGCGGCGATCCACAGGGGCGATCGTCGTGGCGGGGGTTCGCGCCACGGCGCGCGCAGCGCGCAACCGGGTGGGCATTCGCTACGGCACCATCGTGCGTTGGTCGGGCCTGTTCGAGTCGGTGCTGCCCGTCGTATTCGCCTACGTGGCCTTCCGACTGGCGCTCGCAATCCTCGGTCCCGACAGCCTGCCCGCCGCGGTCTTGCGCACGGTGGGTACGCCGCTCCTCTGGTACTGGCTCGGGCTGCGGGTGTTGCTCGGTCTGACCCAGCGCATCACCCCGGGCCGCCCGGCACTGATCGAGGTGCGCAAGGTCACCCGCGATCGGCTCGAGGTGACCTACGCGCGCCTCGGCTGGTTCATCGCGATCGCCGCCGTCCTCGATGGGATCGCACGGCTCGTGATCGGCGAGGGCATGATCGTCACGCTGGTCGACGGCATCGCACTCCTCTGGGTGGGGGTGTGGGCGGCCTGGGAGGCGTTCAGCTGGCGGGTGCCGCTCGCCGAGGCCTGGGCGGCGCGCGGCACCACCGATGCGGAAACGCCGCCTTCCTTCGAGGTACGCGTCGCTGGTTGGATGCAGCGCTCCCGTTGGGGCTGCCTGCTCTCGCCGGTGGCGCTGGTGCGCGTGTTCCTGGCCCGGCTGGCCGACGGGTTGCGCGAGCTGTCGCGCCGCACGGACCTGGCCGAACTGTTGGCCGCTCGCCGGCTTCGCCGCGCGGCGAAGAACGAAGACGTGGGCAAGAACGCCGGCGATCCCGAGGTTCCCGACGAGTATCTGAAGGAGTTCCCGCTGCGGCCGATTCTCGGTGAGGACGACGCGGTCCTGCTGCCCCGAGAAGAGGTGGTGTCCGAGATCCTCGGGCAGCTGGCGACCTGGCGGGAATCACGCAGCGAAGGGTCGGTGGCGATCGTCGGCGAGAAGGGTTCGGGAAAGACGACCCTCGCGGCGCTGGTCGCCCGGCGCGTCGACGACGAGCTGGTGGTCGTGCAGCACACCCTGCGCGGCAAGCCCATGGGGGCAGACGAACTCTTCCGCGCCCTCTCGCCGAACCTGCCGGTGAATGGCGCCAGCGATCTCGAGGAGTGGATCGACGGCCTGTGCGCGGGTCCCGAGCGCGTGGTCTTGCTCGACGAGGCGCACAACGCCTTCCTGCGCACGGTGGGCGGTTACGAGACCTACGACGCGTTGGTCGAGCTGGTGAACGCCACCTCGAGCAAGATCTTCTGGATCCTGCTCTTCAACAGCTTCACCTGGCGCTTCCTCAACGAGAGCCACTCGCGATTGCACTACTTCCGGCGGCTGCTCGAGGTGCCGAAGTGGAGCGCCGACGACATCCGCGAACTGATCCGCCGCCGCAACCGGCAGACCGGATTCGAGGTCGAGTTCGACGACCTCTTGTTGGATGGCGAACGCGAGAGCCGCGGCCGTCTCGAGCTGGTGGAAGGGGCGGATGGATTCTTCCGGTTGTTGCGCGAGTCGAGCGGAGGCAACCCGCGGATCGCGACGCGGTTGTGGCTGTCCTCCCTCTCGGTCGTTGGGGACAAGAAGCTGCGGGTGTCCGCGTTCCGCGAACCCCACAGCGACGCACTCGACGGCATGAGCGACGAGCTGCTCTTCGCCCTGGCCGCCGTCACCCAACACGAGAATCTCTCGACCCAGGAGCTCCGCCGCGTGCTCAACGTCTCCGACAGCCTGGCGCGCTTTGCCGTGCGCTTCCTGCGGGAGGCCGGGCTCGTGGTGCCGAAGGACGGCAGCGTCGACCGCGTCACGCTCGCCGCGAACTACTACCGCCAGACTCTGCGCGCCCTGCGCAAGAAGCACCTGCTCTTCGAGTGA